ACACGAAGCCAGTTACGAAGGTGTTCGCGACACACCATGCGAGCGCGAATCGCAATACGATTACGTGATTCATGAGCATTTCCCCCGATGGCGACCAGACGATTCTAGCAGAACGCTTACCGCGAACCCGCTGGAACGAATCGGCCCCAAACCGTTAGTGTTGTCTGGGTTAAGGCGCACGGCCCATCGGCAAGGGAAACGTCCGCGAGATGGAACAAGACCGGAATTTGCTCTTCGGCGTGTTGGCTGTTCAGCTCGGCAAGGTCACGTCCAGCCGGTTGATGCAGGCGGCCGCGGCGTGGGCAATCGATCCTGCGACGCCGCTTGACGCGCGGCTCGTCGAACAAGGCGCACTCACGCAGCAGGATCACGACTTGATCGATCGCCTTGTTGGCGAGGCCATTCGCGCGCATTCCGGAGACGCGAAGGCCACGCTGAACACGTTCGGCGGCGCGGAGCAGGTCGTGAAAACGTTTGGCGGGGCTGTCGCGATCACGGACGAGGGCGTGCGCCCGGTCGCGCCATCGCCGGACGCAACGGTTGCGATCGCGCCACCGCCGGAAACCGGTGTGCTCGAAACGCCGAACCGGTACAAGGCCATCAGCGAGCAGGGCCGCGGGGGATACGGCCGCGTGCTGCTGGTCCACGATCAATTCATGGCGCGCGACGTAGCGTTGAAGGAACTGATCCCGCCGTCGAACGAACCGATCGGGTCGAATGTGCCGACGCCGAGCCGCGAATCGATCGAAGCGGTTTCGCGTTTCCTTCAGGAGGCGCGTATCACCGGACAGCTCGAGCACCCTTCGATCGTGCCGGTATACGAGCTTGGCCATCGCGAGGACGGTGCGCTGTACTACACGATGAAGCTTGTGCGCGGGCAAACGCTGAGCAAGGAACTTTCCAACCGCAAGACGCTGCGCGAACGGCTCGAGTTGCTGCCGCGCTACCTCGATCTGTGCCACGCGATCGCCTACGCGCATGATCGCGGCGTCATCCACCGCGACATCAAACCCGACAACGTAATGATTGGCAGCTTCGGTGAAACGGTCGTCATCGATTGGGGGTTGGCGAAGCTGAAGGGCCGTGCGGACGTATACGCGGCCGAATTGAAGGCGACGGCGCAGGCGCTGAAGGAAGGCCCGGCGGGGCCGGGCGCGCAAACCCTGTACGGCACCATCCTCGGCACACCGCACTACATGGCGCCGGAACAGGCGCGCGGCGATATCGACAGCGTGGACGAGCGGTCGGACGTTTACGCGCTCGGCGCCGTGTTGTACATGTTGCTGACTGGCACGCGGCCTTACGACAAGGCGCCGCTTCAGAATGTGATTCTTCACATCAACCTCCCGCCACTTGCGTCGGCCGCGGAACTGGCGCCGGGTGCGCCGCCCGAACTCGTGACCATCTGCAATAAGGCGCTCGAAACGAAACAGGCCGATCGCTATCAGAACGCGGCGGAGATCGCGGGCGAAATTCAGCGGTTCATGTCGGGCGCGCTGGTGGAATCGCACGAGTACACGGTGCGCGACCAGGTGCGGCGGTTCGTGCGGAAGTACAAGGCGCAAGTGGTGACTGCGAGCGTCGCGCTCGCCGCGCTGCTCACGGTAGCAATCGTGTCGTACGTGCAGATACTGCAAGCCAACGCGAACGAACGAAACCAGCGGCTCGCGGCCGAGGAGGCGAAACAACTCGCTGTCGAAAAAGGCGAGCAGGAAGCGGAAGCGCGGGGGCTCGCGGAGCGTGAGTTGTACGTAAGCAACGTGCGCCTCGCCTACCAGAGCGTTCAAGACAATCAATTCGACGCGGCGCGCGCATTGCTGGCCGCATGTCCACCCACGCACCGGAATTGGGAGTGGGGATATCTCGCGCAAGCATGTAATCAAGACCTTGCGACGCTTCAAGGACACGCTGCGCCGGTGCTCGATGTCGCCGTCAGCCGGGACGGCGCCATCGCCGCATCCGGAGATTCCACGGGAACGGTAATTGTGTGGGACGTGGTGTCGGGCAACGAGCGGCGTCGCGCAAAAGCGATGGATGGCCCCGTGATTTCGCTGAGCTTCAGTCCGGACGGGCAATCGTTGGCCGTAGCGGGGAAGGCGAAGGAGGTGTCCATTTGCAGCGTCGAGACGCTTGAGCAGCGGTTTTCCCTGGCAGGCCACGGCGCGGCGGTTAACGCGGTGGCATACAGCGCGGACGGCCGGGCGCTGGCGACTGCGTCCAGCGACGATACCGTGCGGATTTGGAACCTCGACACACACGAATCGACAGCCGTGCTTTCCGAGCATTTGAACGATGTCGTTGCCGTAGCGTGGGCGCCGGGCAAGCCGTACCTGGTGAGCGGATCGCTCGACAATTCACTTGCCGTGTGGGATACGGCCGCGTGGAGCGTGGTCCGCCGCATGGACGGGCACACGAATGACGTCAATTGTCTGGCGATTTCGCCCGACGGCGAACGCGTCGCGAGCGGTGGCGCGGACGGCAACGTGATAGTCTGGAGCATCGCGGATGGAACGCGAATTCAAACCAGACAATTCGGCGCGGACATTCGAGACCTCAGCTTTGCGCCGGACGGGAAGCGGATTGCTGTCGCGCCCGACGGCGCGGTCGCGCAGATGGTTCCCGCGGCCGGCGATGCAGGAGTGTCGTATTCGCTTTGCGGGCATTCGGCAACGGTGACCGGCGTGGCGTTTCTTCCATCGGGCGACCAAGTGTTGACCGCGAGCGAGGATTCAACCGCTAAACTCTGGCACGCGCCCACTGAGCTTGCGGGGCCGGCGCGGCTCCCTGCAGGTGCGACAACTCAAGAATTATTCCTTGCCGATCGGGATTCTCGCCGGTACGTCATCGCGTCCACGCTGGGAAAGTGCGGCGTGTACGATTCGCAAAAAGGAGAAGTCACGGCGGTCATAGAAGATCTGGGTACGACTGGACTGGGCGGCCGATTGTGGGGATTCTCGCCACTGGGCAGGTATTTGCTCTATACCGGCGAAGACAATCGCCCCAAGGTCTGCAATCTAGTCGACGGCTCGACCGTCGAATTGAAGTTGAAAGGCGCGCCGTTCAATCCCGGGTTCGCACAAAAGTCCGATCGCGTCGCGATCGCCTCGACCTCGGGCGAGATCGAAACCTACGACGCGAATACCGGCGATATGGTGAGCGCGTTTTCGGCCGGCCAACCCAGCACGCACAATCTGCCCTTCTTCAGCGCGGACGATTCCAAAGTGTTCACGATTGCGATGGACAAGACGGAAAGCGAGATCGCGATGTTCGATGCGAGTACGGGTCAGCCGCTATGGAAGGCGATGTATCCCGGGGGAAGCACGGATGCGGCATTCGCTCCTCACGTCGAACGTATCTTTGTCTCCGGCAGCGCGGGACTGCGAGTGTACGACATTCCGAACGGCGAGGAACTGACGGCGCAATACGAATTCCCGAGACTTGCGCTCGGTGCAATCGCGTTTTCGTCCGCGGGCGAGCGCATCGTCGCGGAACTCGACGATCTTAGACTTATCGTGCTCGACGGCGTTACCGGACGCGAGATACTCCGCCTCGATCGCGACACGCCAAATGCCCCGGCGCAACGCCTGAGTCACGCGGGGTTGAGCTTTAGCAGCGATGGACGGCAACTACACATCGTGTCGACCGATCGACAAGGTCTCGCGACGTGGACGGAATTCTCCGCGTTCGAATGGAGCGACAGCCGGCTTTCCGGCGACGCCGCGAAGCCAATCGTGGAACGCATTGAGCAGTACAAGAGACTGAACCGTGCGGACCGGCTTTCTGCAGCGGTGCGGCGGGACAACGCGTTGAAGTGGGTGAGCGCCGAGGCCGCGGAGATCGCGGCGCACGCCGCGTCGGTGTCGGTCAAGGGCGAAGCAGACCCGTTCGCAAACGCGACCGTGAAAGAGTGGGACATCTCGCCGGGGCAGTGGACCATGCTGCTCCAAATGGGCCGAAACCGCCTCAAGCAATTGCGCGACGTTCACGGGTATCGCGGGATGAAGGCGGCCAGCGATCTCGTTCTGGACAAAACGCTGGCGGATTTCCTCTCCGTGCTGGGCTTCGAGAACAACGACATTATCGTGCGCATAAACGGCAGTTCGACCCCGGGGTACGACATGTTCATCGAGGCGTTAGAAACGGCCCAGCGGGAGAACCTGGACAAGATCACCTGCCACTTCTATCGATCGGGTCAACCGATGATTCACGTGTACTACCGCACGGAACCCGCCGCAAAGGCCCCCTCTGTACCGTAGCGCGTTACGCCATACCAAGTCTTGGTGTAGAATTGCCGTGGGACCATCATGAAGGCAAAGGGGAGTTTGCGTCCATGGACAACAATGGTATTGGTTCCAGCGAGGAAAGCCCACAATCGAATACATCATGGAGCCGGCGCGCGTTTCTCGCGGGGATTGGCGGGGCCGCTGCCGCATCGGCCCAATCCTCTGCTTTAGAGACGTCGAGCGACGCAGACGACGTCGCGCCAGAGAAGGGTGACCCGCTGGAGCCCGAAGGCCGCAGCAAACGCGCGTGCCGGTTGCGCACCAAAGCCGCCACGTACCAGCGCGACCTCCCGATCCCGACTCACCTTGCGAACGGAGCGGAAGAGGACTATCCGTACATCGCGAATTTCTGCAAAGGGTTGCCGCACAAGGCGAATGGAGAAGTGAAAGACGCGGCGTATCTGGCGTTGCTCGCGGCGTTGTCCGGCGACGACCTCGCCTTGTTCGAGGCGATTTCTTTGGGCGGAGATCGGCCGCTGCGTAATCCGCAGGCCGGCATGGCGTTCGATATGGAAGGGCCGGACGCCCACCACGTCACGATGCCGCCCGCGCCGCGCATCGATTCGGCCGAAAACTCCGCGGAAATGTGCGAGCTGTATTGGATGGCGCTCGCGCGCGACGTGCATTTCTCGGACTACGATTCCGATTCGACCATCGCAGATGCGTGCGCCGACATGTCGGCACTCTCGGATTTCCGGGGGCCCACGGAGTCCGGCGTCATAAACCCCGCGAACATTTTCCGTGGGAGCACGCCTGGCGACCTCGCGGGACCGTACCTGTCGCAGTTTCTGTTGAAGAAAGTCCCGTATGGGACGCTGTCGATCGCCCAGCGCCAGCAGACCGTCATGCCTGGCATCGATTACATGACGGATTTCAGTTCGTGGCTGGCGATCCAGAACGGCGTGAACCCGGCGACTGGCAACGCGACCGATTCCACGCGGCGGTTTATTCGCAACGGGCGCGATCTTGCCGCGTACGTTCAGATCGACGCGCTGTACGAGGCCTATCTGAACGCCTGCCTCATCTTGCTGGGGATGGGCGCGCCGTTCGACGCAGGAAATCCTTACGCCGCTTCGACCACGACGGATTCGTTCGGCACGTTTGGCGGTCCACACATTCTCAGCCTCGTGACCGAAGTGGCGACGCGCGCGCTGAAGGCCGTGTGGTTCCAGAAGTGGTACGTACACCGGCGCCTGCGGCCGGAAGAGTTCGGCGGGCGCGTCCACCAACATTTGGTGGGTGCGAAAAACTACCCGATCGATTCCGAGATTCTGGATTCACTGGCCGTGCAGGCCACGTTCGATCTCTATGGCACGTACCTATTGCCGCAGGGATACCCCGAGGGATCGCCGCTCCATCCGGCCTACGGCGCCGGCCACGCGACCGTTGCAGGCGCCTGTGTGACCATCCTGAAGGCTTGGTTTGACGAATCGTTCGTGTTGCCGGACCCGGTCGTCGCAAACGCAGACGGCTCGGATTTGGAACCGTACACCGGGCCGGACGTTTTGACAGTTGGCGGAGAGCTCAATAAAGTTGCCGCCAATATAGCGTCGGGGCGCAATTTTGCGGGTATCCATTGGCGCTCGGACTATTGGGAGGCGGTCAAACTCGGGGAGGCCGTCGCGCTTGGGATTCTGCGAGACCAGCGCAAATGCTACTTCGAGGACTTCAGCGGATTTACGCTAACGAAGTTCGACGGCACGACCGTAACGGTGTAACGTCGCGCGCGTACGTTCAAAAAGCGGGCAGGGCCGGATTGGCCGCGGGTACGACGGCAACCCCTTCGACCTCGATGAGCCGGCGGGGCAGCACTTGGGTACCGTTCGACACGCGACCCTCCCATATCGCGCACTGTTTCATCGTGCCGCGACCTCAAAAGGTATTGCCGGCAACACGCCAACCGGTACCTGGCGCTTCGCCGCTGAAGGTTTTTCCGTTCGCTGCGGGCCGTCCACTTCTCGATAGGCTTCGACAATCAAGTTGTCGGACAATCCCGGAGCGGCTGCATCAGGTGAAGCGGCAACTTCGAGCACCATTCCATCGGGAACAACGACCACGTCGGTGAGGGCTATGCCCTTGGGGGGATCGCTGAGTCGCAGCTCTATCTCCGACAGGATCGGGCCGATGGGCGCCTTCACGTATATTTGCGCCGCGCCACCCAACGGGATTCGGACCGGCTCGTCCGATGCAAGCGCGATCCGGCCAGTCGGCTTTTTGGGCCCGAGGATCGATACGAGCAAGTTTTCGGCGGTCACCAGATGCCGGTAGCTGAACGCCTGCATCATGTCCTCCGCGGGCGTTGCACGGCGGCACACCTCCCTTCGCGCGATTTCCGCGCGGCCCTCCACCTCTATCGAAATTGGCTCTTCCGACGATGCGCGGGCCGCGGTAAGTGTCATGCGGACATGGTCTGCGCCCGCGGGAATCGTCGCACCGTCCAGCGTAAGGCCAGCGGGATCGCCTTTAATCGCAAGACGGATTTCTCCGGTAAACCCGTCTTTACGGAGCGCGTATGCGTGGACGACCGCACTGCGGCCGGCCTGAACGTTTATGCTGGAAGGAGCGATCCGCAATGCAAAATCAGGTTGGGGCGGGCTAATCCGGAGCGTATACCGAAAGTCGGGTCCGGCGTTGTGTTGTGCGTCCGATATTTCGACGCAATAGGCGCCGTCCGCCGGTAGCTGCGCCGTCACGTACGAGTCCGCGTGATGCGTAATGAGCCCCCTCTCGGCATCGGGATGGTCATCATTCCACGCGAGGACATTGCCCGTGCTATCGGTAAGGCGCAACAACGAATCCAGTGGAGAATCGAGTCGCCGCGCATACACTTCCGCGACAATCGCCATGCCGCTTTTGCCCTCAAAACGGTACACGTCCGCGTCGGCTTCCCGATCGATCGTTCCCTCAATCATGCATGGTGGCGCAATCGCCTGCGCTGACTGCCCGGTGTTATTGGGTTCAATTTCGTTTGTTTCCGGCGACGAACTGGTGGGCCGGGTGGAGTTATGACTTCCGGACTCCGTGTTGTCCAGCGCGATGCGGTACACAAAGTCCTCGCGGCCGCGGAACAGTGCGTCGCGGGTTTCCAAAACGTACGTCCCATCCTTGGGAATCGTGCATGCGAGGACCGGATCGGGACTGAAGAATTGATCGTCGGCTGACGCGACTCTGCGG
This portion of the Candidatus Hydrogenedentota bacterium genome encodes:
- a CDS encoding protein kinase, with the translated sequence MEQDRNLLFGVLAVQLGKVTSSRLMQAAAAWAIDPATPLDARLVEQGALTQQDHDLIDRLVGEAIRAHSGDAKATLNTFGGAEQVVKTFGGAVAITDEGVRPVAPSPDATVAIAPPPETGVLETPNRYKAISEQGRGGYGRVLLVHDQFMARDVALKELIPPSNEPIGSNVPTPSRESIEAVSRFLQEARITGQLEHPSIVPVYELGHREDGALYYTMKLVRGQTLSKELSNRKTLRERLELLPRYLDLCHAIAYAHDRGVIHRDIKPDNVMIGSFGETVVIDWGLAKLKGRADVYAAELKATAQALKEGPAGPGAQTLYGTILGTPHYMAPEQARGDIDSVDERSDVYALGAVLYMLLTGTRPYDKAPLQNVILHINLPPLASAAELAPGAPPELVTICNKALETKQADRYQNAAEIAGEIQRFMSGALVESHEYTVRDQVRRFVRKYKAQVVTASVALAALLTVAIVSYVQILQANANERNQRLAAEEAKQLAVEKGEQEAEARGLAERELYVSNVRLAYQSVQDNQFDAARALLAACPPTHRNWEWGYLAQACNQDLATLQGHAAPVLDVAVSRDGAIAASGDSTGTVIVWDVVSGNERRRAKAMDGPVISLSFSPDGQSLAVAGKAKEVSICSVETLEQRFSLAGHGAAVNAVAYSADGRALATASSDDTVRIWNLDTHESTAVLSEHLNDVVAVAWAPGKPYLVSGSLDNSLAVWDTAAWSVVRRMDGHTNDVNCLAISPDGERVASGGADGNVIVWSIADGTRIQTRQFGADIRDLSFAPDGKRIAVAPDGAVAQMVPAAGDAGVSYSLCGHSATVTGVAFLPSGDQVLTASEDSTAKLWHAPTELAGPARLPAGATTQELFLADRDSRRYVIASTLGKCGVYDSQKGEVTAVIEDLGTTGLGGRLWGFSPLGRYLLYTGEDNRPKVCNLVDGSTVELKLKGAPFNPGFAQKSDRVAIASTSGEIETYDANTGDMVSAFSAGQPSTHNLPFFSADDSKVFTIAMDKTESEIAMFDASTGQPLWKAMYPGGSTDAAFAPHVERIFVSGSAGLRVYDIPNGEELTAQYEFPRLALGAIAFSSAGERIVAELDDLRLIVLDGVTGREILRLDRDTPNAPAQRLSHAGLSFSSDGRQLHIVSTDRQGLATWTEFSAFEWSDSRLSGDAAKPIVERIEQYKRLNRADRLSAAVRRDNALKWVSAEAAEIAAHAASVSVKGEADPFANATVKEWDISPGQWTMLLQMGRNRLKQLRDVHGYRGMKAASDLVLDKTLADFLSVLGFENNDIIVRINGSSTPGYDMFIEALETAQRENLDKITCHFYRSGQPMIHVYYRTEPAAKAPSVP
- a CDS encoding vanadium-dependent haloperoxidase, which encodes MRTKAATYQRDLPIPTHLANGAEEDYPYIANFCKGLPHKANGEVKDAAYLALLAALSGDDLALFEAISLGGDRPLRNPQAGMAFDMEGPDAHHVTMPPAPRIDSAENSAEMCELYWMALARDVHFSDYDSDSTIADACADMSALSDFRGPTESGVINPANIFRGSTPGDLAGPYLSQFLLKKVPYGTLSIAQRQQTVMPGIDYMTDFSSWLAIQNGVNPATGNATDSTRRFIRNGRDLAAYVQIDALYEAYLNACLILLGMGAPFDAGNPYAASTTTDSFGTFGGPHILSLVTEVATRALKAVWFQKWYVHRRLRPEEFGGRVHQHLVGAKNYPIDSEILDSLAVQATFDLYGTYLLPQGYPEGSPLHPAYGAGHATVAGACVTILKAWFDESFVLPDPVVANADGSDLEPYTGPDVLTVGGELNKVAANIASGRNFAGIHWRSDYWEAVKLGEAVALGILRDQRKCYFEDFSGFTLTKFDGTTVTV